In one Streptomyces sp. NBC_01288 genomic region, the following are encoded:
- a CDS encoding TIGR03960 family B12-binding radical SAM protein yields the protein MPAEVAAAAESVFPQLEALLPQVQKPIQYVGGELNSTVKPWESCDVRWALMYPDAYEVGLPNQGVMILYEVLNEQEGVLAERTYSVWPDLEALMREHKVPQFTVDSHRPVGAFDVFGLSFSTELGYTNMLTALDLAGIPLESKNRTLDDPIVLAGGHAAFNPEPIADFIDAVIIGDGEQAVLDMTKIVRAWKAEGRPGGREEVLFRLAKTGSVYIPAFYDVEYLPDHRIARVVPNKSGVPWRVSKHTVMDLDEWPYPKQPLVPLAETVHERMSVEIFRGCTRGCRFCQAGMITRPVRERSITGIGEMVEKGLKATGFEEVGLLSLSSADHSEIGEIAKGLADRYTEDKVGLSLPSTRVDAFNVDLANELTRNGRRSGLTFAPEGGSERLRKVINKMVSEEDLIRTVSTAYGNGWRQVKLYFMCGLPTETDEDVLQIADMAMKVIAEGRKVSGQNDIRCTVSIGGFVPKPHTPFQWAPQLSAAETDARLGKLRDKIRADKKYGRSIGFRYHDGKPGIVEGLLSRGDRRIGAVIRAVYEDGGRFDGWREHFSYDRWMRCAEKTLPAFGVDVDWYTTREKTYEEVLPWDHLDSGLDKDWLWEDWQDALDETEVEDCRWTPCFDCGVCPQMDTSIQIGPTGKKLLPLAVKNAAPAPGGHSH from the coding sequence ATGCCTGCCGAAGTCGCTGCGGCCGCAGAGTCCGTGTTTCCGCAGCTCGAAGCCCTGCTCCCGCAGGTGCAGAAGCCGATCCAGTACGTCGGCGGCGAGCTCAACTCCACGGTCAAGCCGTGGGAGTCGTGCGATGTCCGCTGGGCGCTGATGTACCCGGACGCGTACGAGGTCGGCCTGCCCAACCAGGGCGTCATGATCCTCTACGAGGTCCTGAACGAGCAGGAGGGCGTCCTCGCCGAGCGCACGTACAGCGTGTGGCCGGACCTGGAGGCGCTGATGCGGGAGCACAAGGTCCCGCAGTTCACGGTCGACAGCCACCGCCCGGTGGGCGCGTTCGACGTCTTCGGTCTCTCCTTCTCCACCGAACTCGGCTACACGAACATGCTCACCGCCCTGGACCTGGCGGGCATCCCGCTGGAGTCGAAGAACCGGACGCTCGACGACCCGATCGTGCTGGCGGGCGGCCACGCGGCCTTCAACCCCGAGCCGATCGCGGACTTCATCGACGCGGTGATCATCGGCGACGGCGAACAGGCCGTACTCGACATGACGAAGATCGTCCGAGCCTGGAAGGCGGAGGGCCGCCCCGGCGGCCGCGAGGAGGTCCTCTTCCGCCTGGCGAAGACGGGTTCGGTCTACATCCCGGCCTTCTACGACGTCGAGTACCTGCCGGACCACCGCATCGCGCGGGTCGTACCGAACAAGAGCGGTGTCCCGTGGCGGGTGAGCAAGCACACGGTGATGGACCTGGACGAATGGCCGTACCCGAAGCAGCCGTTGGTCCCGCTCGCCGAGACGGTCCATGAGCGCATGTCGGTCGAGATCTTCCGCGGCTGCACGCGCGGCTGCCGCTTCTGCCAGGCCGGCATGATCACGCGGCCGGTGCGCGAGCGGTCGATCACGGGCATCGGCGAGATGGTCGAGAAGGGCCTGAAGGCGACGGGCTTCGAGGAGGTAGGCCTGCTGTCGTTGTCGTCGGCGGACCACTCGGAGATCGGCGAGATCGCGAAGGGTCTGGCGGACCGCTACACGGAGGACAAGGTCGGCCTGTCCCTCCCGTCGACCCGCGTGGACGCGTTCAACGTGGACCTGGCGAACGAACTGACGAGGAACGGGCGTAGGTCCGGCCTGACGTTCGCGCCGGAGGGCGGCTCGGAACGCCTCCGCAAGGTCATCAACAAGATGGTCTCGGAAGAGGACCTGATCCGCACGGTCTCGACGGCGTACGGCAACGGCTGGCGCCAGGTGAAGCTGTACTTCATGTGCGGCCTCCCGACGGAGACCGACGAGGACGTCCTCCAGATCGCCGACATGGCGATGAAGGTGATCGCCGAGGGCCGCAAGGTCTCCGGCCAGAACGACATCCGCTGCACGGTCTCGATCGGCGGCTTCGTCCCCAAGCCGCACACGCCGTTCCAGTGGGCTCCGCAGCTCTCGGCGGCGGAGACGGACGCGCGTCTCGGGAAACTCCGCGACAAGATCCGCGCCGACAAGAAGTACGGCCGCTCGATCGGTTTCCGCTACCACGACGGCAAGCCGGGCATCGTAGAGGGCCTGCTGTCGCGCGGCGACCGCCGCATCGGCGCGGTCATCCGCGCGGTCTACGAGGACGGCGGCCGCTTCGACGGCTGGCGCGAGCACTTCTCCTACGACCGCTGGATGCGCTGCGCCGAGAAGACGCTGCCCGCCTTCGGCGTCGACGTCGACTGGTACACCACCCGTGAGAAGACCTACGAGGAGGTCCTCCCCTGGGACCACCTGGACTCGGGCCTGGACAAGGACTGGCTCTGGGAGGACTGGCAGGACGCCCTCGACGAGACCGAGGTCGAGGACTGCCGGTGGACCCCGTGCTTCGACTGCGGGGTGTGCCCGCAGATGGACACGTCCATCCAGATCGGGCCGACCGGTAAGAAGCTGCTGCCTCTTGCGGTCAAGAACGCTGCTCCGGCGCCTGGCGGGCACTCGCACTGA
- a CDS encoding acyl-CoA thioesterase yields the protein MSESVDHGVLIPLDVYFDDLDPYGMLHNGRYTVLVERAWNMYAISLGFGASEETTPTHYVVKAVAIVFDLPVTGNGEIAVHLWTERVGRTSATTGFRVCSRDGSTTYAHGTRTIVNVSGETMRPTEWSEDHRAGFDRIQGPEA from the coding sequence GTGTCCGAGTCGGTCGACCATGGCGTCTTGATCCCTCTGGACGTTTATTTCGACGACCTTGACCCCTACGGGATGCTGCACAACGGTCGTTACACCGTGCTGGTCGAACGTGCTTGGAACATGTACGCGATCAGCCTGGGCTTCGGCGCATCCGAAGAGACCACGCCGACCCATTACGTCGTGAAGGCGGTCGCCATCGTCTTCGACCTCCCGGTGACGGGCAACGGGGAGATCGCCGTCCACCTCTGGACCGAGCGGGTAGGCCGTACATCGGCGACGACCGGCTTCCGCGTGTGCAGTCGTGATGGCAGCACCACGTACGCACATGGGACGCGGACCATCGTGAATGTGAGCGGGGAGACGATGCGCCCCACCGAGTGGTCCGAGGACCATCGAGCGGGGTTCGATCGCATCCAGGGCCCCGAAGCCTGA